Proteins co-encoded in one Rhopalosiphum maidis isolate BTI-1 chromosome 2, ASM367621v3, whole genome shotgun sequence genomic window:
- the LOC113552510 gene encoding uncharacterized protein LOC113552510 — protein sequence MVPGKCATQINKSTPEDDYVSFMVYLRTNSVWETVSDVFRMLNETRPEDPIEFFKANVKIDNCDNRAIEETRREITEAEEKLKILRYDKLVLTANLNLLDKTIHVNRKPNLGVRSTVDEHDNETISETFSYSEHVL from the exons TCGACGCCAGAAGATGATTACGTTTCTTTCATGGTCTATTTGCGAACTAATAGTGTCTGGGAAACAGTGAGTGATGTGTTCAGGATGTTAAACGAAACTAGGCCCGAAGATCCGATcga gttCTTCAAGGCGAATGTAAAGATCGATAACTGCGACAACAGAGCCATTGAAGAAACGCGTCGGGAAATCACAGAGGCCGAAGAAAAGTTAAAGATTCTAAGATATGATAAACTTGTGTTGACGGCTAATTTGAATTTACTCGACAAGACAATTCATGTGAATCGAAAACCGAATTTGGGTGTTCGGAGCACCGTTGACGAGCACGACAACGAAACGATTTCCGAAACGTTCTCTTATTCCGAGCACGTATTATAG